In the Pseudodesulfovibrio senegalensis genome, one interval contains:
- a CDS encoding Crp/Fnr family transcriptional regulator, whose amino-acid sequence MTGQNTLQSVKSVSIFKDIPEEKQKRLAEIVVQKGYRKGEVIFEADTPASGFYAVISGKVKIYRNSPSGKEQILNIFKTGENFAEVPVFEGTTFPVHAQTLENSILLYVPRVEFARIIASDPDLAMTMMAQLSSRLRILVNKIEDLSLKEAPARVAAHLLLLAGSRESATFTLDLPKGQVAFYLGTIQETLSRILKRFVKDEIIAMNGKEITILDKQALNKIAEQGR is encoded by the coding sequence ATGACGGGACAAAATACATTGCAGTCAGTCAAAAGTGTGTCGATCTTCAAGGATATTCCGGAAGAAAAGCAAAAGCGGCTGGCAGAAATAGTCGTACAAAAAGGATACCGCAAGGGAGAGGTCATTTTCGAAGCCGACACCCCGGCCAGCGGCTTCTACGCGGTCATCAGCGGGAAAGTAAAAATCTACCGCAATTCCCCTTCCGGGAAAGAACAGATTCTGAACATATTCAAAACCGGAGAAAACTTTGCCGAGGTGCCAGTCTTCGAAGGCACGACCTTTCCCGTACACGCCCAAACCCTTGAAAATTCCATACTGCTCTATGTGCCGAGAGTGGAATTTGCCCGCATCATCGCCAGCGACCCTGATCTGGCCATGACCATGATGGCACAACTGTCATCACGATTGCGTATTCTGGTCAACAAGATCGAAGACCTGAGCCTCAAGGAAGCTCCGGCCCGGGTTGCCGCCCACCTGCTGCTGCTTGCCGGAAGCAGGGAATCCGCAACGTTCACACTGGACCTGCCCAAGGGACAAGTGGCCTTTTATCTGGGCACTATTCAGGAAACCCTGTCGCGCATACTCAAACGGTTTGTAAAAGACGAAATAATCGCCATGAACGGCAAGGAAATAACGATCCTGGACAAACAAGCCCTCAACAAAATCGCCGAACAAGGAAGATAG
- the recO gene encoding DNA repair protein RecO produces the protein MEATEKALVLRVGRFREADAWVRLLTPSHGVFTAFAFGGLRSRRRFLGCLDPLNLVLFSITSDKRGAYQRLTEGTLLNGFQALKRNKALVGQAVNCIKFIEAIEPGADDGRIAFGLLVDLLETLADQQPEGDLFPLLFRARLIFTMGFTPDFLSCSRCGAVLNGVGKVLFSVESGQVTCSACKSDNKAVDGLARPVTVGALRALDWIMRSSPAQWSGVGMSADVRSQIFELIEFFVAYHLGLQWEGRNYKKV, from the coding sequence ATGGAAGCCACGGAAAAGGCCCTTGTGCTCAGGGTAGGGCGTTTTCGTGAGGCTGACGCCTGGGTCAGGCTGCTGACTCCATCCCATGGCGTATTCACTGCCTTTGCCTTTGGCGGACTGCGAAGCCGTCGCCGTTTTCTCGGGTGTCTTGATCCCCTTAATCTTGTTCTTTTTTCCATAACCTCGGATAAGCGCGGAGCGTATCAGCGTTTGACCGAGGGAACCCTTTTGAACGGATTTCAGGCCCTGAAGCGCAACAAGGCGTTGGTCGGACAGGCCGTGAATTGCATCAAGTTCATCGAGGCTATCGAGCCCGGGGCAGATGATGGCCGCATTGCATTCGGTCTGCTTGTTGATTTGCTTGAAACATTGGCCGACCAGCAACCCGAAGGCGATCTTTTTCCACTGCTTTTTCGCGCGCGGCTGATTTTCACAATGGGCTTCACACCGGATTTCCTGTCCTGTTCACGCTGTGGGGCCGTGCTCAATGGTGTCGGAAAAGTTCTTTTTTCCGTGGAAAGCGGGCAGGTGACATGCTCTGCTTGTAAATCGGACAATAAAGCGGTAGATGGACTAGCTCGACCCGTTACGGTCGGTGCATTGCGCGCGCTGGACTGGATCATGCGCAGCAGTCCGGCGCAGTGGAGCGGCGTAGGCATGTCTGCAGATGTTCGAAGTCAGATTTTCGAATTGATCGAGTTTTTTGTTGCCTATCATCTTGGCCTCCAGTGGGAGGGCAGGAACTATAAAAAAGTTTGA
- a CDS encoding TrkH family potassium uptake protein, whose amino-acid sequence MRWQYVLHVIGALVGCVGLTMLWPLCWGLYYGDAGAMPLALAMLITVASGVTLFFVFRKKTAKGISHREGMAIVALGWFAAGVFGGLPFLFSGTFPGLVDCVFESLSGFTTTGSSVLSDIEALPRSILFWRSLTHWLGGMGIIVLSLAILPFLGVGGMQLYKAEVPGPVPDKLKPRIKDTAMVLWKVYVLFSVLETVLLMFGGMDLFDALCHTFGTMATGGFSTKNTSVAYFDSAYIDYVITAFMLIAGINFSLHYLLLKGKPKTMFKDPEFRTFVSLFSLFVLVLTVAVYVAGNYDNTADAFRYTSFQVASILTTTGFATANYELWPGVCQAILLFCMFVGGCAGSTGGGMKVMRIMLIMKQSYQELFRLIHPRAVSRVKMGRRPVPDDVIRGVWGFFVLWLGLFVLCAFVVAGTGADVVSSFAAALACIGNIGPGIGTVGPTENYAHFSDMAKWMLTFCMVLGRLEIYTVVILFVPEFWRK is encoded by the coding sequence ATGCGTTGGCAGTATGTTCTGCACGTCATAGGGGCATTGGTCGGCTGCGTGGGGCTGACCATGCTTTGGCCCTTGTGTTGGGGCCTGTATTACGGTGATGCCGGGGCCATGCCCCTGGCGCTGGCCATGCTGATCACCGTGGCCTCCGGCGTCACGCTTTTTTTCGTGTTCAGAAAAAAGACAGCAAAGGGGATCAGTCATCGAGAGGGCATGGCCATTGTGGCGCTTGGCTGGTTTGCAGCCGGTGTATTCGGCGGCCTTCCGTTTCTTTTCAGTGGCACGTTTCCCGGTCTTGTGGATTGTGTTTTCGAGTCCCTGTCCGGTTTTACCACCACCGGCTCCTCCGTGTTGTCCGACATTGAAGCGCTGCCGCGCAGTATTCTTTTTTGGCGCAGCCTGACACATTGGCTTGGAGGCATGGGGATTATTGTCCTTTCCCTGGCCATTTTGCCTTTTCTCGGTGTGGGCGGCATGCAGCTTTACAAGGCCGAGGTTCCTGGCCCGGTACCGGACAAACTCAAGCCGCGCATCAAGGACACGGCAATGGTGCTGTGGAAGGTTTATGTTCTTTTTTCCGTGTTGGAGACCGTGTTGCTCATGTTCGGTGGCATGGATCTGTTTGATGCCCTGTGCCATACGTTCGGCACCATGGCCACCGGTGGTTTTTCCACCAAGAATACTTCCGTGGCCTATTTTGACAGCGCGTACATCGATTATGTGATCACGGCATTCATGTTGATTGCAGGAATCAACTTTTCCTTGCATTACCTGCTGCTCAAGGGAAAGCCTAAAACCATGTTCAAGGACCCGGAATTCAGGACTTTCGTCTCGCTGTTCAGCCTTTTTGTCTTGGTGCTGACCGTTGCGGTCTATGTGGCTGGCAATTACGATAATACCGCTGACGCGTTTCGCTATACCTCGTTCCAGGTGGCCTCCATCCTGACCACCACGGGGTTTGCCACTGCAAATTACGAATTGTGGCCGGGCGTTTGTCAGGCCATATTGCTGTTTTGCATGTTTGTTGGCGGTTGCGCCGGTTCCACGGGCGGCGGCATGAAGGTCATGCGTATCATGTTGATCATGAAGCAGTCATATCAGGAGCTTTTCCGCCTCATTCACCCCCGTGCTGTTTCCCGGGTCAAGATGGGGCGTCGTCCTGTTCCTGATGACGTGATCAGGGGTGTTTGGGGCTTTTTTGTCCTGTGGCTCGGATTGTTTGTTCTCTGTGCATTCGTTGTCGCCGGCACAGGAGCGGATGTCGTATCTTCCTTTGCAGCTGCGCTGGCGTGCATAGGCAATATCGGCCCCGGGATCGGTACAGTTGGTCCCACGGAGAATTATGCGCATTTCAGTGATATGGCCAAATGGATGCTGACATTTTGTATGGTTTTGGGAAGATTGGAGATTTATACGGTGGTCATCTTGTTTGTGCCTGAGTTCTGGCGCAAATAG
- a CDS encoding ATP-binding protein: MGVIRKMIKVDEEKCTGCGLCVPGCEEGALQIIDGKARLVSDVYCDGLGACLGECPEGALSVEEREAEDFDPRAVVELLTEQGRTVPEHMPDPASLRIDKKARPGGGCPGAALKTMTPCQQANVPVSEASAVSNLSHWPVQLRLVPPTAPFLKDADLLLTADCVAVALPDYHARYVRDKVVVMGCPKFDDAQDYVERLAAIIARNDLKTITVMEMEVPCCSSMSVILERAMAKAGRSVATTRMIIARDGRVLSRESLNL; this comes from the coding sequence ATGGGTGTGATTCGCAAGATGATCAAGGTCGATGAGGAAAAGTGCACCGGGTGCGGCTTGTGCGTGCCGGGTTGCGAAGAAGGTGCCCTGCAGATCATTGACGGAAAGGCGCGGTTGGTAAGCGACGTGTACTGTGACGGGCTTGGCGCCTGCCTTGGCGAATGTCCGGAAGGCGCGTTGTCCGTGGAAGAGCGGGAAGCCGAGGACTTTGATCCTCGGGCCGTTGTTGAGCTTTTGACCGAACAGGGCAGAACTGTTCCCGAGCACATGCCGGACCCCGCAAGCTTGCGGATAGACAAAAAAGCCCGGCCAGGCGGTGGTTGCCCGGGAGCGGCCCTCAAGACCATGACTCCCTGCCAGCAGGCCAATGTTCCTGTTTCAGAGGCTTCTGCCGTTTCCAATCTTTCCCATTGGCCGGTTCAGCTTCGGCTTGTTCCGCCGACCGCGCCTTTTTTGAAGGATGCCGACTTGTTGCTGACCGCGGACTGCGTGGCCGTTGCTCTGCCGGATTATCATGCCCGGTATGTCCGGGACAAGGTCGTGGTCATGGGCTGCCCCAAGTTCGATGATGCGCAGGACTATGTTGAACGGTTGGCGGCGATCATTGCCCGGAACGATTTGAAGACCATAACCGTGATGGAGATGGAGGTGCCGTGTTGCTCGTCCATGAGCGTTATTCTGGAACGGGCCATGGCCAAGGCAGGCCGGTCCGTGGCGACTACACGGATGATCATAGCGCGTGACGGCAGGGTGTTGTCCCGCGAATCCCTGAATTTGTGA
- the glyQ gene encoding glycine--tRNA ligase subunit alpha — MNFQDVILKLQDFWAKQGCVVVQPVDIEVGAGTFNPSTFFRVIGPEPWDVAYVQPSRRPTDGRYGENPNRLQHYYQFQVILKPSPDNVQDLYLESLGAIGIDIREHDIRFVEDDWESPTLGAWGLGWEVWLNGMEVTQFTYFQQVGGIDLKPVSVEITYGLERLCMYLQEKESVYDLKWNDTVTYGNVFHQNEVEMSKYNFELSDADMLFDLFNKFEGECLKLCEEGLPWPAYDFCLKCSHSFNLLDARGAISITERAAYIGRVRNLASKIAQLYAQQREDMGYPMLGRNE, encoded by the coding sequence ATGAATTTTCAGGACGTCATCTTGAAGCTGCAGGACTTTTGGGCCAAGCAGGGGTGCGTCGTTGTTCAGCCTGTGGACATTGAAGTCGGAGCGGGCACGTTCAATCCTTCCACCTTTTTCCGGGTCATCGGCCCCGAACCGTGGGACGTGGCCTATGTGCAGCCTTCCAGGAGACCCACGGATGGTCGGTATGGAGAGAATCCCAACCGTTTGCAGCATTACTACCAGTTTCAGGTCATACTGAAACCGTCGCCCGACAATGTACAGGATCTGTATCTGGAGAGCCTCGGTGCCATCGGTATTGATATTCGCGAACACGACATCCGTTTCGTGGAAGATGACTGGGAGTCTCCCACGCTTGGCGCCTGGGGACTTGGTTGGGAGGTTTGGCTTAACGGCATGGAAGTCACCCAGTTTACCTATTTCCAGCAGGTGGGCGGCATTGATCTCAAACCGGTGAGCGTGGAAATCACCTACGGGCTTGAGCGTTTGTGCATGTATCTTCAGGAAAAGGAGTCCGTGTACGACCTGAAGTGGAACGACACCGTGACGTACGGCAACGTCTTTCATCAGAATGAAGTCGAGATGTCCAAGTACAATTTCGAGCTTTCCGATGCGGACATGCTTTTCGACCTGTTCAACAAGTTCGAGGGTGAGTGTCTGAAGCTTTGTGAAGAGGGCTTGCCGTGGCCTGCATACGACTTTTGTCTCAAGTGTTCGCATTCGTTCAACCTGCTGGATGCCCGAGGCGCAATTTCCATTACCGAGCGTGCCGCCTATATCGGCAGGGTACGCAACCTTGCCTCGAAGATCGCGCAGCTCTATGCGCAGCAGCGTGAAGACATGGGCTATCCCATGCTTGGCCGGAACGAATAG
- a CDS encoding 4Fe-4S binding protein — protein MRFVVLFLPASALVLLGAHYARGGELGVAVAHVLLAVFLFSKRAWVRPVAAGILVLGSVEWVNAFVDLVRFRLAADIPWSRATIIMGMVLALNVLALFSLMCRGARDFYSRHRENIGWRAAMFFVVIIVLVFIRAKTAIPLLLADRFFPGWGGLETFALGLYAVWIGGKMLDPQQNRRARPRIWAFFSIVFFSQLVLGLAGVERMLMTGDLHLPVPALIVAGPVFRGGGVFMLALFSATVFLVGPAWCSHLCYIGALDDFMSRRGGKAGQNKKFERLGVWGRGATLVLVLGAAVILRQQDVSWLVAVWAAAVFGLIGIGIMFVFSRRAGLMVHCTTFCPMGLLAVVFGRLSLWRIRIDTNCSRCSACFSHCRYNALSEEAMVAGQPGMNCTLCGDCVAACPGGHVAYSFPFLNSVNSRALFLTLVISLHAVFLGVARM, from the coding sequence ATGCGTTTTGTGGTTTTATTTTTACCTGCGTCAGCTCTTGTCTTGCTGGGCGCCCATTATGCCCGGGGTGGTGAACTCGGGGTTGCGGTTGCGCATGTTTTGCTTGCCGTGTTCCTGTTCTCCAAAAGAGCGTGGGTCCGTCCTGTGGCCGCGGGCATTCTGGTGCTCGGTTCCGTGGAGTGGGTCAACGCCTTCGTTGACCTGGTCAGGTTTCGGTTGGCCGCGGATATTCCGTGGTCGCGCGCGACCATAATCATGGGCATGGTTTTAGCCCTGAATGTGTTGGCCCTGTTTTCGTTGATGTGCAGAGGCGCGCGTGATTTCTATTCCCGTCACAGGGAGAACATCGGCTGGCGTGCGGCCATGTTTTTTGTGGTGATCATCGTACTTGTCTTCATTCGGGCAAAGACGGCAATTCCATTGTTGCTGGCGGACAGGTTTTTTCCGGGCTGGGGCGGGCTGGAAACGTTTGCCCTTGGGCTGTATGCGGTCTGGATTGGCGGCAAGATGCTTGACCCGCAACAAAACAGGCGTGCGCGGCCACGCATCTGGGCGTTTTTCTCCATCGTCTTTTTCTCGCAGCTGGTTCTGGGGTTGGCCGGGGTGGAGCGTATGCTCATGACCGGAGATCTGCATCTTCCGGTTCCCGCGCTCATTGTGGCCGGCCCTGTGTTTCGCGGCGGGGGCGTGTTCATGCTTGCCCTGTTTTCAGCCACGGTCTTCCTGGTCGGTCCGGCATGGTGCAGCCATCTCTGCTATATTGGCGCCTTGGACGATTTCATGAGCCGTAGGGGTGGAAAGGCCGGGCAGAACAAGAAGTTTGAGCGTCTGGGCGTGTGGGGACGCGGAGCCACTTTGGTTTTGGTTCTTGGCGCGGCGGTTATTTTGCGCCAGCAGGACGTCTCATGGTTGGTGGCGGTTTGGGCTGCCGCGGTTTTCGGCCTGATCGGCATCGGGATCATGTTCGTGTTTTCACGCAGGGCAGGGCTTATGGTCCATTGTACGACCTTTTGCCCCATGGGCCTGCTGGCCGTTGTTTTCGGTCGTCTTTCCCTGTGGCGTATCAGGATTGATACCAATTGTTCCCGGTGTTCGGCCTGTTTTTCCCATTGTCGTTACAACGCGCTTTCCGAAGAGGCCATGGTGGCCGGACAACCCGGAATGAACTGCACGTTGTGCGGGGATTGTGTTGCTGCATGTCCGGGTGGGCACGTCGCTTATTCGTTTCCATTTTTGAATTCAGTCAATTCGCGCGCTCTGTTTTTGACACTTGTGATCAGTCTGCATGCGGTCTTCCTTGGCGTCGCGAGAATGTAA
- the trkA gene encoding Trk system potassium transporter TrkA: MRIIIVGAGEVGFHISRRLAVENKEVVVVDRSADALKRVAEATDVQTIEGSGCSPQVLSDAGVEGADILLAVTDSDEVNILSCFYANRLSPKTTKLARLRSADYTNHSELLTGDGLNIAKIINPDQEVVDSILRLMSVPGAMEISEFAQGKIRLSGINLPDQSPLIGTRLLNLREHIGDVPLVIAAIVRDNTLIIPSGADEVRQGDVVYLAYDIKDQEDILERLGVTAEPLRKVLIIGGGNIGYKLAKSLDNKFYHTRILEQDPRRCDWLSERLDRPIVLMGNGTDQEVLSQENVGDLDLVIAVTGDEETNILSCVLAKSLGTKSTITRINNFAYMPLIEPIGIDHLVCPRLSAINSLLHFIRRGQVISTASIKGEEAEALEAIAQENSEIVGKPIMDLGFPRGCLVLCFQRGDEVVIPRGDTVIEPQDRLIILSTRQNIPKVEKALDVKMEFF, encoded by the coding sequence TTGCGTATTATTATCGTGGGGGCCGGGGAAGTCGGATTTCATATTTCCCGCCGCCTTGCTGTAGAGAACAAGGAAGTCGTGGTGGTGGACAGGTCTGCCGACGCGCTCAAGCGGGTGGCAGAAGCCACAGACGTTCAGACTATAGAAGGGTCGGGCTGCAGCCCGCAAGTGTTGTCTGATGCCGGAGTGGAAGGCGCGGACATTCTTTTGGCCGTGACCGATAGCGACGAAGTCAATATTCTTTCCTGCTTCTACGCCAACCGGCTTTCGCCGAAAACAACCAAGCTGGCCCGGCTTCGCAGTGCCGATTACACCAATCATTCCGAATTGCTTACGGGAGACGGGTTGAACATCGCCAAGATAATCAATCCGGATCAGGAAGTGGTGGATTCCATTCTTCGCCTCATGAGCGTGCCCGGAGCCATGGAAATCAGCGAGTTCGCACAGGGCAAGATACGTCTCAGCGGTATCAACCTGCCTGACCAGAGTCCGCTCATCGGCACCCGTTTGCTCAACCTGCGCGAACACATTGGCGACGTGCCTCTGGTCATAGCCGCCATCGTGCGCGACAATACGCTCATAATTCCCAGCGGTGCGGACGAAGTGAGGCAGGGGGACGTGGTGTATCTTGCCTACGACATCAAGGATCAGGAAGATATTCTTGAACGCCTTGGCGTCACTGCTGAACCTCTACGCAAGGTGTTGATCATCGGCGGTGGTAATATCGGTTACAAGCTAGCAAAATCGTTAGATAATAAGTTTTATCATACACGTATCCTGGAGCAGGACCCGCGACGGTGCGACTGGCTCTCCGAGCGATTGGACCGGCCCATTGTCCTTATGGGCAACGGTACGGACCAGGAGGTGCTCAGTCAGGAAAACGTTGGGGATCTTGACCTTGTCATTGCCGTGACCGGGGACGAGGAGACCAATATCCTGAGTTGCGTGCTGGCCAAGAGTCTGGGAACAAAAAGCACCATCACCAGAATCAACAACTTTGCATACATGCCTCTGATCGAGCCTATCGGCATCGACCATCTGGTCTGCCCGCGTCTGTCGGCCATCAATTCCCTGCTGCATTTCATTCGCCGGGGGCAGGTCATATCTACGGCCAGCATCAAGGGCGAGGAAGCCGAAGCCCTGGAAGCGATCGCCCAGGAAAATTCAGAGATCGTGGGCAAGCCCATCATGGATCTGGGTTTTCCCCGCGGATGTCTGGTGCTCTGTTTTCAGCGTGGGGACGAGGTTGTCATTCCCCGCGGCGACACGGTCATCGAGCCGCAGGATCGGCTGATCATTCTTTCTACCCGCCAGAACATTCCCAAGGTTGAAAAAGCGTTGGATGTGAAGATGGAGTTCTTCTAG
- a CDS encoding cupin domain-containing protein — protein MKNVNLYELNGFKDLAFSSQLVHESPYMKVLSFNFRAGQKLPVHSHDLEGELTIAVLEGEGRFLAQDDASIPARAGDVLCSRIAEPHGVEADTDMRVLVTIAPPI, from the coding sequence ATGAAGAATGTCAACCTGTACGAACTGAACGGTTTCAAGGATTTGGCCTTTTCCAGCCAGCTGGTGCATGAGTCGCCGTATATGAAGGTGCTCAGCTTCAACTTTCGGGCCGGACAGAAGCTGCCTGTGCATTCCCATGACCTTGAGGGCGAGCTGACCATTGCCGTGCTTGAAGGGGAAGGTCGTTTTTTGGCTCAGGACGATGCGTCCATCCCTGCCCGTGCCGGGGACGTGCTATGCTCGCGCATTGCCGAACCGCATGGCGTTGAGGCGGATACGGACATGCGGGTTCTGGTGACCATTGCTCCGCCGATCTGA
- the rpsT gene encoding 30S ribosomal protein S20, giving the protein MANHKSALKRHRQSLKRNLRNRMTKTRIKNTVKAVRDAIEANDAPKAQEALQAATSILDKAGRKNVMHPRTAARRISRLQQAVNKIEA; this is encoded by the coding sequence TTGGCGAATCACAAGTCCGCACTGAAAAGGCACCGTCAGAGCCTCAAGCGCAACCTGCGCAACCGTATGACCAAGACTCGCATCAAGAACACGGTCAAGGCCGTTCGTGATGCCATTGAAGCTAACGATGCCCCCAAGGCGCAGGAAGCTTTGCAGGCTGCCACGTCCATCCTGGATAAGGCTGGCCGCAAGAACGTTATGCATCCCCGCACTGCTGCCCGCAGGATTTCCCGCCTGCAGCAGGCCGTGAACAAGATCGAAGCCTAG
- the glyS gene encoding glycine--tRNA ligase subunit beta: MAEFILEIGIEEMPARFVPKLADELAARFEKLLAEAMIDCDHVATYATPRRLTAHVTGMGEEQRSEQETVSGPPVRIAYDEDGNLTKAGQGFAKTQGVAEADLFTMKTDKGEYLAATKNVGGGKSLDILPDLCVRAVEAMTFPKRMRWGGYDFAFGRPIRWLLALLDDAVVEFSVENLTADRISHGHRVMGAGPWTIEHASKYFETMEAKAKVILDPERRKQIIVSEGDRLAAEAGGAIVWKESLLQEVANLVEWPVPILGNIDSMYLEVPREVLLTSMQSHQKSFGVQGKDGKLLPHFLTTLNLVPQDEALVRKGWERVLKARLEDARFFWEADCRVDFQTWLDKLESVVFLGPLGSMGDKARRLEKLCGQLATIVAEPKGILPGELEAYAQAGRLAKADLVSEMVNEFDSLQGVMGGIYAEKAGKGDVISQALYEQYLPAGPETPVPSSLSGALLSMADKADTLTGCFGLGKKPTGANDPFALRRCALGICRIIMEHGLDVNLAELLSYARSAYSDVKWKLDDGEAKARLLDFFANRLRALFSGKGFETKVVDAAIGAGFEDVRTLEKRLEALAEFSGTDGFEQAVLTFKRAANIIRKQGDEAGQELTGNYDPEQLGDAQEKALAAKLEQTGAAFEDLWDADDFSGLFRMLGELRPTVDAFFDNVMVMCDDTTLRLNRLNLLKALVDRLGRLADFNALQV, from the coding sequence ATGGCAGAATTCATTCTGGAAATCGGAATAGAGGAAATGCCCGCGCGTTTTGTGCCCAAGCTGGCCGACGAGCTGGCAGCGCGGTTTGAGAAATTGCTTGCCGAGGCCATGATCGATTGTGATCACGTGGCGACCTATGCCACCCCGCGCAGGCTGACCGCGCACGTAACGGGCATGGGTGAGGAGCAGCGCAGCGAGCAGGAGACCGTGTCCGGTCCTCCGGTGCGTATCGCCTATGACGAGGACGGCAACCTGACCAAGGCCGGTCAAGGCTTTGCCAAGACGCAGGGCGTGGCCGAGGCCGATCTTTTTACCATGAAGACAGACAAGGGTGAGTATCTGGCCGCCACAAAGAATGTGGGCGGCGGCAAGAGCCTCGATATTCTGCCTGATTTGTGTGTGCGTGCCGTGGAAGCCATGACTTTTCCCAAAAGGATGCGTTGGGGCGGGTATGATTTTGCCTTTGGCCGTCCCATCCGATGGCTGCTGGCCCTGCTGGATGACGCCGTGGTCGAGTTTTCCGTGGAAAACCTCACAGCTGACCGTATTTCCCATGGGCATCGCGTCATGGGAGCCGGGCCGTGGACCATTGAGCATGCTTCGAAATATTTTGAAACCATGGAAGCCAAGGCCAAGGTGATTCTGGATCCGGAGCGGCGCAAGCAGATCATTGTGTCAGAAGGCGATAGACTGGCCGCCGAGGCAGGGGGAGCCATTGTCTGGAAGGAGAGCCTGTTGCAGGAAGTGGCCAACCTTGTGGAATGGCCGGTTCCTATTCTTGGCAATATTGATTCCATGTATCTTGAAGTGCCGCGTGAAGTGTTGCTGACAAGCATGCAGAGTCACCAGAAAAGCTTTGGTGTTCAAGGGAAAGACGGAAAGCTGTTGCCACATTTCCTGACCACCCTGAATCTTGTCCCTCAGGATGAAGCGCTTGTTCGCAAGGGGTGGGAGCGTGTTCTGAAGGCTCGGTTGGAGGATGCCCGTTTCTTCTGGGAAGCCGATTGCCGTGTTGATTTCCAGACCTGGCTGGACAAGCTCGAAAGTGTGGTTTTCCTTGGCCCGCTGGGCAGCATGGGCGACAAGGCCCGTCGGCTGGAAAAATTGTGTGGCCAACTCGCAACGATTGTCGCCGAGCCCAAGGGGATTCTCCCCGGCGAGTTGGAGGCATATGCACAGGCCGGGCGTCTTGCCAAGGCGGATCTCGTCTCTGAAATGGTCAACGAATTTGATTCCTTGCAGGGCGTCATGGGCGGCATATACGCGGAAAAGGCGGGCAAGGGTGATGTGATCTCCCAAGCCCTGTACGAGCAGTATCTTCCGGCAGGACCCGAGACTCCGGTTCCGTCGAGTCTGTCCGGTGCTCTGCTTTCCATGGCTGACAAGGCTGACACGCTTACCGGTTGTTTCGGCCTCGGCAAAAAGCCTACCGGGGCCAATGACCCGTTTGCATTGCGCCGCTGTGCACTTGGAATATGCCGTATCATCATGGAGCACGGGCTGGATGTGAATCTGGCTGAGTTGTTGTCCTATGCTCGTTCCGCATATTCCGACGTGAAGTGGAAACTGGACGATGGTGAGGCAAAGGCACGGCTTCTGGACTTTTTTGCCAACCGACTGCGGGCATTGTTTTCGGGCAAGGGATTCGAGACCAAGGTCGTGGATGCGGCCATTGGCGCCGGTTTTGAAGACGTGCGCACGCTGGAGAAGCGTCTTGAGGCGTTGGCTGAATTCAGCGGTACTGATGGCTTTGAACAGGCCGTGCTGACTTTCAAGCGGGCGGCGAATATCATCCGCAAACAGGGCGATGAGGCCGGACAGGAGTTGACCGGCAACTATGACCCGGAGCAACTCGGGGATGCGCAGGAAAAAGCCTTGGCCGCCAAGCTGGAACAGACGGGAGCAGCGTTCGAAGACCTTTGGGATGCTGATGATTTTTCCGGTCTTTTCCGTATGTTGGGAGAACTTCGTCCTACTGTGGATGCGTTCTTCGACAACGTTATGGTCATGTGCGATGATACGACATTGCGTCTGAATCGTCTGAACCTGCTCAAGGCTCTGGTCGATCGTCTTGGCCGTTTGGCTGATTTTAATGCCCTTCAAGTGTAA
- a CDS encoding nitrite reductase: MSVTMQKKAMQEDTKPAVISRRDGSFDVGVASIYGRVCADDLSVVNRVVQEFGLPGIRLSAARTMVVEGVPNDLADRVQQALGSACASVQYMISGCPGNDVCKRGALSTASMAQRLEKVLEDLGTMPAPVKCGLSGCPRCCGESVVRDVGLMGTGKKGWTVFFGGNAGRKIRAGDEVGRGLNDEQTIALASRLLAVYRAKARPRERTARFVERVGIAMIKRVVMRGPEHDD, from the coding sequence ATGTCCGTGACGATGCAAAAAAAAGCAATGCAGGAAGATACCAAGCCTGCCGTTATCTCTCGCAGAGACGGCAGCTTTGATGTCGGTGTGGCATCCATCTACGGACGCGTTTGCGCGGACGACTTGAGCGTGGTCAATCGTGTGGTGCAGGAGTTCGGATTGCCGGGAATCCGTCTTTCTGCTGCCCGGACCATGGTGGTGGAAGGCGTGCCGAATGATTTGGCAGACCGTGTGCAACAAGCTCTGGGCTCGGCATGTGCCTCTGTGCAGTACATGATTTCCGGGTGTCCGGGAAACGACGTGTGTAAGCGGGGAGCACTGTCCACCGCAAGCATGGCACAGCGGTTGGAAAAGGTGCTGGAAGATCTCGGAACGATGCCTGCCCCGGTCAAGTGTGGTTTGTCCGGTTGTCCCCGGTGTTGCGGCGAATCCGTGGTGCGCGATGTGGGGCTGATGGGGACGGGCAAAAAAGGGTGGACTGTCTTTTTTGGCGGCAATGCCGGGCGAAAAATTCGGGCTGGTGATGAAGTCGGCAGGGGCTTGAATGATGAACAGACTATTGCTCTAGCGTCCCGGCTGCTTGCGGTCTACCGGGCGAAGGCGCGACCGCGTGAAAGAACAGCCCGCTTTGTGGAGCGTGTTGGTATTGCGATGATCAAACGTGTTGTTATGCGAGGTCCTGAACACGATGATTGA